A DNA window from Thermococcus sp. 4557 contains the following coding sequences:
- a CDS encoding transcriptional regulator — translation MMTRRQRIIKLLEERDYSPSELVLALELRGRGAKKTVLEDLKAIQKTLKREGKVLLIKPAECRKCGFVFRPEINIPSRCPKCRSEWIEEPRFKIEAR, via the coding sequence ATGATGACTCGCAGGCAGAGAATAATAAAGCTTTTGGAAGAGCGGGACTACTCACCAAGCGAGCTGGTACTGGCCCTTGAGCTCCGCGGCAGGGGTGCAAAGAAAACCGTGCTGGAGGACCTGAAGGCCATCCAGAAGACCCTCAAGCGCGAGGGAAAGGTGCTCCTCATAAAGCCCGCGGAGTGCAGGAAGTGCGGCTTCGTCTTCCGGCCGGAGATAAACATACCCTCCCGCTGTCCGAAGTGCCGGTCGGAGTGGATAGAGGAACCCAGGTTTAAGATCGAGGCCAGATAG
- a CDS encoding radical SAM protein — protein MIVVIIDGYTDEPAGLGVPPYLGIYPRYAYGAVKKARRDARVFYLTIDDLRAALEGERGVATKNKTPNFPQTREILERADVLVYIGGLHTPGKYLSAVPSQVEEVARFLRPFQGVKILGGPAFMGSAHAGGTRITSRELLLAQSVFDHIVYGDLEAFLHDYLVNPADADPFRFRTYGELRDYALLGAEVVRQFPDFPDFVIVEIETQRGCPKAMGIGGCSFCTEPVRYRNVEDRPIEDVVAEVEALYSMGVRHFRVGRQSCIFSYMAKPDGRVPVPNPEALEKLFRGIRSVAPGLKTLHVDNANPAVIANYPEESVRIAKTLMEYGTPGNVVAFGLESADPKVAKLNNLNATADETYEAVRILNEVGAKRGPNGMPWLLPGINVIFGLPGETKKSYELTFQFFKRLLDDGLMVRRINIRQVVVFPGTPLWHMRDKVKTGKHKKLIQHYKYKIRHEIDLPMLRRVVPVGTILRDVRAEVIENGLTYGRQIGSYPLIVGMPKEVPLNRFYDVLIVGHGYRSITGVPVPINVNRENPKVLQYLPGIGKKTAVRVLAERPFGSKDEFFRVVGEEKRETLEHVIRL, from the coding sequence ATGATAGTTGTCATTATCGACGGCTACACCGACGAGCCCGCGGGACTTGGTGTTCCTCCTTATCTTGGGATATACCCGCGTTATGCTTATGGCGCCGTAAAAAAGGCCCGAAGAGACGCCAGAGTTTTCTACCTGACCATAGATGACCTGAGGGCCGCCCTTGAGGGAGAAAGGGGGGTGGCAACTAAAAACAAAACCCCGAACTTCCCCCAAACCCGTGAGATACTCGAGAGGGCGGACGTTCTCGTGTACATAGGGGGCCTGCACACCCCGGGCAAGTACCTCTCGGCCGTCCCGTCCCAGGTTGAGGAGGTGGCGAGGTTCCTCCGGCCGTTTCAGGGGGTCAAAATCCTCGGCGGCCCGGCGTTCATGGGCTCCGCCCATGCCGGCGGGACGAGGATAACCTCCCGCGAGCTTCTCCTTGCCCAGTCCGTCTTTGACCACATCGTCTACGGCGACCTCGAGGCGTTTCTGCACGATTACCTCGTGAATCCAGCCGATGCAGACCCCTTCCGCTTCAGGACCTACGGGGAGCTGAGGGACTACGCGCTGCTCGGGGCGGAGGTGGTCAGGCAGTTTCCCGACTTCCCGGACTTCGTAATAGTTGAGATAGAAACCCAGCGCGGCTGTCCCAAGGCGATGGGCATAGGCGGCTGCTCCTTCTGCACCGAGCCTGTGCGCTACAGAAACGTTGAGGACAGACCCATCGAGGACGTCGTTGCGGAGGTCGAGGCCCTCTACTCCATGGGGGTGAGGCACTTCCGCGTCGGCAGGCAGAGCTGTATCTTTTCGTACATGGCCAAACCGGACGGAAGGGTTCCAGTGCCCAATCCTGAGGCCCTGGAAAAGCTTTTCAGGGGTATTCGCTCCGTTGCCCCGGGGCTTAAGACCCTCCACGTGGACAACGCGAACCCCGCGGTCATAGCCAACTACCCCGAGGAGAGCGTTAGGATAGCCAAGACCCTGATGGAGTACGGAACCCCCGGAAACGTCGTTGCCTTTGGCTTAGAGAGCGCCGACCCGAAGGTTGCGAAGCTCAACAACCTGAACGCCACCGCAGATGAGACCTACGAGGCGGTGAGGATACTCAACGAGGTGGGGGCAAAGAGGGGCCCCAACGGCATGCCCTGGCTCCTGCCCGGGATAAACGTGATTTTTGGCCTTCCTGGAGAGACCAAGAAGAGCTACGAGCTGACGTTCCAGTTTTTCAAGAGGCTCCTGGACGATGGGCTGATGGTCCGCAGGATAAACATCAGACAGGTGGTCGTCTTCCCTGGAACTCCGCTGTGGCACATGAGGGATAAAGTGAAAACCGGGAAGCACAAGAAGCTCATCCAGCACTACAAATACAAGATAAGGCACGAGATAGACCTCCCGATGCTCAGGCGCGTTGTTCCCGTGGGAACCATCCTCCGCGATGTCCGTGCGGAGGTTATTGAGAACGGCCTGACCTACGGCAGGCAGATAGGTAGCTATCCCCTTATCGTTGGTATGCCCAAGGAGGTGCCCCTGAACCGGTTCTACGATGTCCTGATAGTCGGACACGGCTACCGGAGCATCACGGGAGTTCCGGTCCCGATAAACGTCAACCGCGAGAACCCCAAAGTTCTCCAGTATCTGCCGGGAATCGGGAAGAAAACCGCGGTGAGGGTGCTGGCGGAGAGGCCTTTCGGCAGCAAGGACGAGTTCTTCCGGGTGGTGGGGGAAGAGAAAAGGGAAACCCTGGAGCACGTCATCCGCCTGTGA
- a CDS encoding DUF655 domain-containing protein — MDRYRRHSYRESLDKKRRNVEYEEYAYVLDYLPEGYTDLKTGRRTGKPVAQVIGEKAFTLLEVAPKEDLMLYERVFIGKGQRDKILMINKKIHFDDLTATAKAELPYVVEEIIKNNEEHFVQFFNMAPPITNRLHSLELLPGIGKKHMWEILDERKKEPFKDFEDLRHRVKGLPEPAKMLAKRVVDEIEGKDRYRLFVGSRRLFRV; from the coding sequence ATGGATAGGTACCGGAGACATTCTTACAGGGAAAGCCTCGACAAGAAGAGGCGGAATGTTGAGTATGAGGAGTACGCCTACGTGCTGGACTATCTGCCCGAGGGCTACACCGATTTAAAGACCGGAAGGAGAACCGGTAAGCCCGTTGCTCAGGTTATAGGTGAAAAGGCTTTCACGCTGCTTGAGGTTGCCCCAAAGGAGGACCTCATGCTCTACGAGAGGGTCTTCATAGGCAAGGGGCAGAGGGACAAGATACTCATGATCAACAAGAAGATTCACTTCGATGACCTCACCGCCACCGCCAAGGCCGAGCTCCCGTACGTGGTTGAGGAGATAATCAAAAACAACGAGGAGCACTTCGTGCAGTTCTTCAACATGGCTCCCCCCATAACCAACAGGCTCCACAGCCTCGAACTCCTGCCCGGCATCGGCAAGAAGCACATGTGGGAGATACTCGACGAGCGCAAGAAGGAGCCGTTCAAGGACTTTGAGGACCTGCGCCACCGTGTTAAGGGGCTTCCAGAGCCGGCAAAGATGCTGGCGAAGCGTGTCGTTGATGAGATTGAGGGCAAGGACCGCTACCGCCTCTTCGTCGGCTCAAGGAGGCTATTCCGCGTATGA
- a CDS encoding antitoxin family protein, with product MGIRAVYKDGVFKPLNNVKLPEGTEVEIVIANPREAIRRYAGALRELKDVGNIDWEEAYHEHILKRAGDG from the coding sequence GTGGGAATTCGGGCCGTCTACAAGGATGGGGTGTTTAAGCCCCTCAACAATGTTAAGCTTCCAGAGGGAACGGAGGTAGAGATTGTAATAGCGAATCCAAGGGAGGCCATCAGGAGGTACGCGGGAGCACTTAGGGAGCTGAAGGATGTCGGAAACATAGACTGGGAGGAGGCATACCATGAGCACATTCTCAAGAGAGCCGGTGATGGTTGA
- the amrS gene encoding AmmeMemoRadiSam system radical SAM enzyme has translation MREAMYWEPLGGGRVKCRLCPLNCIINEGQRGSCRVRKNIGGKIYTLNYGRVSAIGADPVEKKPLFHFWPGSCALSISTVGCNMHCKHCQNWEISQSDENFPYLHEMSPEMVVAVTKRYGCESIAYTYNEPVIWYEFVLETAKLARKEGIYNLMITNGYINEEPFRELAPYIDAMNIDIKAFSDEFYMKIASVPSGEPSRRTALIAKKEYGIHVELTYLIIPTLNDGEEEIRTFARWVVENLGDDTPVHFSRFFPHYKLAHLPPTPVETVEVAYRVAREEGLKFVYIGNVPGHEGETTYCPNCGKPLIVRWGFKITEYNITDDGKCKYCGEPIPVVGRYRKKRYDGMWW, from the coding sequence ATGCGCGAGGCCATGTACTGGGAGCCGCTCGGGGGTGGAAGGGTTAAGTGCAGACTGTGCCCCCTCAACTGCATAATAAACGAGGGCCAGCGCGGCTCCTGCAGGGTGAGGAAGAACATCGGTGGGAAGATCTACACGCTCAACTACGGTAGGGTCTCGGCCATCGGGGCGGACCCGGTGGAGAAGAAGCCCCTCTTCCACTTCTGGCCCGGTTCCTGTGCCCTCTCGATAAGCACCGTTGGCTGCAACATGCACTGCAAGCACTGCCAGAACTGGGAGATAAGTCAATCGGATGAAAACTTCCCCTACCTCCACGAGATGAGCCCGGAGATGGTCGTCGCGGTAACGAAGCGCTACGGCTGCGAGAGCATAGCCTACACCTACAACGAGCCGGTGATCTGGTACGAGTTCGTGCTCGAAACAGCGAAGCTCGCTCGGAAGGAGGGAATATACAACCTCATGATAACCAACGGCTACATCAACGAGGAGCCCTTCAGGGAGCTCGCGCCCTACATCGACGCGATGAACATCGACATCAAGGCCTTCAGCGATGAGTTCTACATGAAGATAGCGAGCGTCCCGAGCGGTGAGCCGAGCAGGAGGACTGCACTTATAGCGAAGAAGGAATACGGAATCCACGTCGAGCTGACGTACCTAATCATCCCGACGCTCAACGATGGAGAGGAGGAGATTAGAACCTTCGCCAGATGGGTGGTCGAGAACCTCGGGGACGACACGCCGGTTCACTTCTCACGCTTCTTCCCGCACTACAAGCTGGCCCACCTCCCCCCAACGCCGGTTGAGACCGTCGAAGTGGCCTACCGCGTTGCCAGAGAGGAGGGACTGAAGTTCGTCTACATTGGCAACGTGCCCGGGCACGAGGGGGAGACCACGTACTGCCCCAACTGCGGCAAACCTTTAATAGTCCGCTGGGGATTCAAAATCACAGAGTACAACATAACCGACGATGGGAAGTGTAAGTACTGCGGCGAACCTATCCCCGTGGTGGGAAGGTATCGAAAAAAGCGATATGATGGGATGTGGTGGTGA
- a CDS encoding tRNA pseudouridine(54/55) synthase Pus10 — protein MITEKAAEVLESHELCDHCLGRLFAGLGKGTNEERGKAVRFVLNMERSARGLPPVEAPETCELCGNVFERISELTGRMEEAAAGVEFETFLVGSRFPEEVRENEKALWEEFGIGTAEPINREFNRELGKAFGKATGKDTAKNPDVVFIVEPYSDRIELQINPLYIYGRYRKLVRGIPQTPLPDFEESVASIICRAFSRASGGKCVFKGAGREDVDVRMLGNGRPFIVEIKRPKKRKLDLDEIAGKINASGKVEVLGLHFVSAKEAEEVLTRNHRKEYLALVLVEEGVTPEEAEEAARKLKGLEIRQRTPWRVRKARADKVRVRRVHEAEARWLDGKHFELRLVTDGGLYIKELISGDKGRTKPSVSDLLGKPAWCERLDVMNILDE, from the coding sequence ATGATAACTGAAAAGGCCGCTGAGGTTCTTGAATCTCACGAACTCTGCGACCACTGTCTGGGCAGACTGTTCGCGGGGCTTGGGAAGGGCACCAACGAGGAGCGCGGGAAGGCGGTGAGGTTCGTCCTCAACATGGAGCGCTCCGCCAGAGGCCTGCCCCCGGTTGAAGCACCCGAAACGTGCGAGCTGTGCGGCAACGTTTTCGAAAGGATTTCCGAACTCACCGGAAGGATGGAGGAGGCCGCGGCTGGCGTCGAGTTCGAGACTTTCCTCGTCGGCTCCCGCTTCCCCGAGGAGGTTCGGGAGAACGAGAAAGCCCTCTGGGAGGAGTTCGGCATAGGGACCGCCGAGCCCATAAACCGCGAGTTCAACCGTGAGCTCGGTAAGGCCTTTGGGAAGGCAACGGGAAAGGATACCGCCAAAAACCCCGACGTGGTTTTCATCGTTGAGCCTTATTCCGACAGAATAGAGCTTCAGATAAACCCCCTCTACATCTACGGCCGCTACAGAAAGCTCGTGAGGGGCATTCCCCAGACGCCCCTCCCTGACTTTGAGGAGAGCGTTGCCTCGATCATCTGCAGGGCGTTCTCCAGGGCGAGCGGAGGGAAGTGCGTCTTCAAAGGGGCCGGAAGGGAGGACGTTGACGTTCGCATGCTCGGAAACGGCAGGCCCTTTATCGTTGAGATAAAGCGGCCCAAAAAACGGAAGCTCGACCTCGACGAGATAGCGGGGAAGATAAACGCAAGCGGAAAGGTCGAGGTGCTGGGCCTGCACTTTGTCTCGGCGAAGGAAGCCGAGGAAGTCCTCACACGGAATCACCGCAAAGAATACCTCGCGCTGGTTCTGGTCGAGGAGGGGGTAACCCCCGAGGAGGCCGAGGAAGCTGCCAGAAAGCTCAAGGGGCTTGAGATTCGCCAGAGAACCCCCTGGCGCGTGAGGAAGGCGAGGGCCGATAAAGTTCGCGTCCGGAGGGTTCACGAAGCGGAAGCGAGATGGCTCGACGGGAAGCACTTCGAGCTCCGCCTCGTCACCGATGGGGGCCTCTACATTAAGGAACTCATATCCGGCGATAAGGGGCGCACGAAGCCTTCTGTCAGCGACCTGCTTGGAAAACCCGCCTGGTGCGAGAGGCTTGACGTCATGAACATTCTTGATGAGTGA
- the gatD gene encoding Glu-tRNA(Gln) amidotransferase subunit GatD, with protein MRKVERFMKEKGLEVGDYVRIIEKENGNTSVYEGVVMNPYELSSGETLTLKLDNGYNVGILVDQILEVEVIEKAAPREELKFEEVFPKKPGLPSVAIIGTGGTIASRIDYKTGAVHAAFTAEELAKAVPEIFDIANITPKLLFNIMSEDMRPEYWIKIAHEVAEMLNNGEDGVVIAHGTDTMAYTASALSFMLRDLGKPVILVGSQRSSDRPSSDAAMNLICSVRMATADFGEVAIVMHGETSDTYCLAHRGTKARKMHTSRRDAFRSINDIPLARIWPEGKIEFLRNDYRRRTESEVWVDDEMEEKVAIIKAFPGIQPEIIDFFVDRGYKGLVIEGTGLGHVPTYVIDSIKRATEEGVAVCMTSQCLYGRVNLNVYSTGRRLLKAGVIPCEDMLPETAYVKLMWVLGHTDDPKEVREMMLTNYAGEITPYTRFDTFLR; from the coding sequence ATGCGGAAAGTTGAGAGGTTTATGAAGGAGAAAGGCCTCGAAGTCGGAGATTACGTTCGGATAATCGAAAAGGAGAATGGAAACACGAGCGTCTATGAGGGCGTTGTCATGAACCCCTACGAGCTGTCCAGCGGCGAAACCCTCACGCTGAAGCTCGACAACGGGTACAACGTCGGAATACTGGTGGATCAAATCCTGGAGGTCGAGGTGATCGAGAAGGCCGCCCCCAGGGAGGAGCTGAAGTTCGAGGAGGTCTTCCCCAAGAAGCCGGGCCTTCCAAGCGTCGCGATAATAGGAACCGGCGGAACCATAGCGAGCAGGATTGACTACAAGACGGGCGCCGTTCACGCGGCCTTCACCGCCGAGGAGCTCGCCAAGGCAGTTCCGGAGATATTCGACATAGCGAACATAACACCGAAGCTGCTCTTCAACATAATGAGTGAGGACATGCGCCCGGAGTACTGGATTAAAATAGCCCACGAGGTAGCCGAAATGCTGAACAACGGGGAAGATGGCGTCGTTATCGCCCACGGAACGGACACGATGGCCTACACCGCCTCGGCGCTCAGCTTCATGCTCCGCGATCTCGGAAAGCCGGTCATCCTCGTGGGTTCCCAGAGGAGCTCAGACAGGCCGAGCAGCGACGCGGCGATGAACCTCATCTGCTCCGTCCGGATGGCGACCGCCGACTTCGGTGAGGTGGCCATCGTCATGCACGGCGAGACCAGCGACACCTACTGCCTCGCCCACCGCGGGACCAAGGCCAGGAAGATGCACACGAGCAGGAGGGACGCGTTCAGGAGCATAAACGACATTCCCCTCGCAAGGATATGGCCGGAAGGTAAGATCGAGTTCCTCAGGAACGACTACCGCAGGAGAACCGAGAGCGAGGTCTGGGTGGACGACGAGATGGAGGAGAAGGTGGCCATCATCAAGGCCTTCCCGGGAATCCAGCCGGAGATAATAGATTTCTTCGTCGACAGGGGATACAAGGGACTGGTCATCGAAGGAACGGGTCTCGGCCACGTACCCACCTACGTCATCGATTCGATAAAGCGCGCCACGGAGGAAGGCGTCGCCGTCTGCATGACGAGCCAGTGCCTCTACGGCAGGGTGAACCTCAACGTCTACTCAACCGGAAGGAGGCTCCTAAAGGCCGGCGTGATTCCGTGCGAGGACATGCTCCCGGAGACGGCCTACGTCAAGCTCATGTGGGTTCTCGGCCACACCGACGACCCGAAGGAAGTGCGCGAGATGATGCTGACGAACTACGCCGGAGAGATAACGCCGTACACGAGGTTTGACACGTTCCTGAGGTGA
- a CDS encoding S-layer protein — protein MKVKKIAALAVGAAMVGATMGFASAQPTVPNIPKDFFVNADGTPNVKIVVGSTAAAMDVASAADIAVALGSLLYTKEQVDVQGDYVKIKAEYPPEDVGDSPWTIYAYYNDTIRNQTAWATKYTELPGDYWYNGAGGYNVAYSDWMSNFKVTTTIEDKDKIGDEQLVDWHITLQNIQLKSKDPSNWDKSRPPKEADLVVTPGNVTVFVDYVLYNYTVTEEKKVRDAYPEWGVPAVYENVTSWYIGDAAQGTGGTIYKKGVKAGETFTVFGETYYVLEVGNGTFTAGLDKPTAWYQVGEPQAIEGTDWVVTVLDISIIDQRALAVVKNAVTGKESDQVILQKDTPVDVFNDGAVILTLKDTFVGIDGHLIASIDAQVDVKDYKSGDTITYDGKKWKMTIATEGDYIKNVTLTNLDKLEGNPVDIFGTYDLKYRFELKTLNEKKVDWDINGDGKKEDKDFVVAYAYICLKEKEGKVVEKELEVGDDVLDSDFVVSEIHATADQITIKPVSEPITVMDYEVSMEDPGANLILVGGPVANSLTKYLVEQNISQVDWENSPGDIEYIEDALGGYDVVIVAGATRNETKVAAEALMEYLAGL, from the coding sequence ATGAAAGTGAAAAAGATCGCGGCCCTCGCAGTTGGTGCCGCTATGGTTGGAGCCACCATGGGCTTTGCCAGCGCTCAGCCGACCGTCCCGAACATACCGAAGGACTTCTTCGTTAACGCCGATGGAACCCCGAACGTTAAAATCGTCGTTGGAAGTACCGCTGCTGCTATGGACGTTGCCAGCGCTGCTGACATAGCCGTTGCTCTCGGCAGCCTGCTCTACACCAAGGAGCAGGTCGACGTCCAGGGTGACTACGTCAAGATCAAGGCTGAGTACCCGCCCGAGGATGTTGGCGACTCCCCGTGGACCATCTACGCCTACTACAACGACACCATAAGGAACCAGACCGCCTGGGCCACCAAGTACACCGAGCTTCCGGGCGACTACTGGTACAACGGTGCCGGCGGCTACAACGTTGCCTACAGCGACTGGATGAGCAACTTCAAGGTCACCACCACCATAGAGGACAAGGACAAGATCGGTGACGAGCAGCTCGTTGACTGGCACATCACCCTCCAGAACATCCAGCTCAAGTCCAAGGACCCGAGCAACTGGGACAAGAGCAGGCCGCCCAAGGAGGCCGACCTCGTCGTTACCCCGGGCAACGTCACCGTCTTTGTTGACTACGTCCTCTACAACTACACCGTGACCGAGGAGAAGAAGGTCAGGGACGCCTACCCCGAGTGGGGTGTTCCGGCCGTTTACGAGAACGTCACCAGCTGGTACATCGGCGATGCTGCCCAGGGCACCGGCGGAACCATCTACAAGAAGGGTGTCAAGGCCGGTGAGACCTTCACCGTCTTCGGCGAGACCTACTACGTCCTCGAGGTTGGAAACGGCACCTTCACCGCCGGTCTCGACAAGCCGACCGCCTGGTACCAGGTCGGCGAGCCGCAGGCCATCGAGGGCACCGACTGGGTCGTCACCGTCCTCGACATAAGCATCATCGACCAGAGGGCCCTTGCGGTCGTTAAGAACGCCGTCACCGGCAAGGAGAGCGACCAGGTCATCCTCCAGAAGGACACCCCGGTCGACGTCTTCAACGACGGCGCCGTCATACTCACCCTCAAGGACACCTTCGTCGGTATTGACGGCCACCTCATAGCCAGCATTGACGCCCAGGTTGACGTCAAGGACTACAAGAGCGGCGACACCATCACCTACGACGGCAAGAAGTGGAAGATGACCATCGCCACCGAGGGCGACTACATCAAGAACGTCACCCTCACCAACCTCGACAAGCTCGAGGGCAACCCGGTTGACATCTTCGGCACCTACGACCTCAAGTACAGGTTCGAGCTCAAGACCCTCAACGAGAAGAAGGTTGACTGGGACATCAACGGCGACGGCAAGAAGGAGGACAAGGACTTCGTTGTCGCCTACGCCTACATCTGCCTCAAGGAGAAGGAGGGCAAGGTCGTCGAGAAGGAGCTCGAGGTCGGCGACGACGTCCTCGACAGCGACTTCGTCGTCAGCGAGATCCACGCCACCGCTGACCAGATCACCATCAAGCCGGTCAGCGAGCCGATAACCGTCATGGACTACGAGGTCAGCATGGAGGATCCGGGAGCCAACCTCATCCTCGTTGGCGGTCCGGTTGCCAACAGCCTCACCAAGTACCTCGTCGAGCAGAACATCAGCCAGGTTGACTGGGAGAACAGCCCAGGCGACATCGAGTACATCGAGGACGCCCTTGGCGGCTACGACGTCGTCATCGTCGCTGGTGCCACCAGGAACGAGACCAAGGTCGCCGCCGAGGCCCTTATGGAGTACCTCGCTGGCCTCTGA
- the rsmA gene encoding 16S rRNA (adenine(1518)-N(6)/adenine(1519)-N(6))-dimethyltransferase RsmA, giving the protein MRERLFYLISKYNLRANSDLGQNFLIVPDIIERNVERAELNGNDTVLEVGPGLGVLTDALSRHAGKVYAIEKDSRLVEILRAEYDWPNVEIIEGDALKVEFPAFNKIVSNLPYQISSPITFRFLRYDFERAVLIYQLEFAQRMVAEPGDKNYSRLSLMVRAKAYAELVERIGRGAFWPRPKVDSAVIVLEPKPRDKRLELNEDLVRALFQHRRSTVLAALKKSHHMLGLSKEEFKRVRGILGAVPHAGKRVFQLTPSEVRDIEEFLSAEGVLR; this is encoded by the coding sequence ATGAGGGAGCGCCTTTTCTATTTAATTTCCAAGTACAACCTCAGGGCCAACTCCGACCTCGGCCAGAACTTTCTTATCGTGCCCGACATAATAGAGAGGAATGTTGAGCGGGCGGAACTGAATGGGAACGATACCGTTCTTGAAGTCGGCCCGGGTCTTGGAGTTCTCACCGATGCCCTGAGCCGGCACGCTGGTAAGGTGTATGCCATTGAAAAAGACTCCCGCCTCGTGGAGATTTTGAGGGCCGAATACGACTGGCCCAACGTTGAAATAATCGAGGGCGATGCCCTGAAGGTCGAGTTCCCCGCGTTCAACAAAATAGTCTCAAACCTTCCGTACCAGATTTCATCTCCCATAACCTTCCGCTTTCTGAGGTATGATTTCGAGAGGGCGGTTCTTATCTACCAGCTGGAATTTGCCCAGAGGATGGTGGCGGAGCCGGGGGATAAAAACTACTCCCGCCTGTCGTTGATGGTCCGGGCGAAGGCTTACGCCGAGCTCGTGGAGCGCATCGGTAGGGGCGCCTTCTGGCCGAGGCCCAAGGTTGACTCCGCGGTCATCGTTCTTGAGCCAAAACCAAGGGACAAGCGCCTTGAACTGAATGAGGACCTGGTTAGGGCCCTCTTTCAGCACAGGAGAAGCACCGTCCTGGCGGCCCTCAAAAAGTCGCACCACATGCTGGGGCTGAGTAAGGAAGAGTTCAAACGGGTTCGCGGCATCCTCGGCGCAGTGCCCCACGCCGGGAAGCGGGTCTTTCAGCTGACCCCATCGGAGGTTAGGGATATCGAGGAGTTCCTCTCCGCGGAGGGCGTTCTGAGGTGA
- a CDS encoding ferritin family protein has protein sequence MNKTNYQTVEKTRFKRILEEISKLDYRELMAYWMDQEVMEAEMYHKLYQLSRDVNWDERVSKLFFQLYKESLGHAEALLKMFREMFPWEEPPKVSVAPLEVELSEERLKDLVYHGNLREILEYLMGTEKLAHDVYQYLAEKTEDENSKATLTWLSNIENGHYQKLRNLYVTLFGTEPGE, from the coding sequence ATGAACAAGACCAACTATCAAACTGTGGAAAAGACGAGGTTCAAAAGGATCCTTGAGGAAATATCAAAGCTGGACTACAGGGAGCTGATGGCATATTGGATGGACCAGGAGGTAATGGAGGCCGAGATGTACCACAAGCTGTACCAGCTCAGCCGCGACGTCAACTGGGACGAGCGGGTCTCCAAGCTGTTCTTCCAGCTTTACAAAGAGAGCCTTGGACATGCAGAGGCGCTTCTCAAGATGTTCAGGGAGATGTTCCCCTGGGAGGAGCCCCCAAAGGTCAGCGTTGCTCCCCTCGAGGTGGAGCTGTCCGAGGAGCGCCTGAAAGACCTGGTGTATCACGGAAACCTTCGGGAGATCCTCGAATACCTGATGGGAACGGAGAAACTGGCCCACGACGTTTACCAGTACCTGGCGGAGAAGACGGAGGATGAAAACTCCAAAGCAACCCTTACGTGGCTCTCGAACATAGAGAACGGCCACTATCAGAAACTTAGAAACCTGTACGTAACACTTTTCGGAACGGAACCCGGGGAGTAA
- a CDS encoding RNA polymerase Rpb4 family protein has protein sequence MIGRKKLEERYLTISETKELLERRKAEGMVENPEEPMFYEARVSLEHAERFAKLKPEQVAELKEKLLGLFDWIDERLAVKLVDFMPEDYFDIRVLFAKEDYMPTREEAEEIIRLLDDYRPEE, from the coding sequence ATGATAGGGAGGAAGAAGCTCGAGGAGCGCTACCTCACGATATCCGAGACAAAGGAGCTCCTCGAGAGGCGCAAGGCTGAGGGCATGGTGGAGAACCCGGAGGAGCCCATGTTCTACGAGGCCAGGGTTAGCCTCGAGCATGCCGAGCGCTTCGCCAAGCTCAAGCCCGAGCAGGTCGCCGAGCTGAAGGAGAAGCTCCTCGGCCTCTTTGATTGGATAGACGAGAGGCTCGCCGTGAAGCTCGTGGACTTCATGCCCGAGGACTACTTCGACATCCGCGTCCTCTTCGCCAAGGAGGACTACATGCCCACCAGGGAGGAGGCCGAGGAAATAATAAGGCTCCTCGACGACTACCGTCCCGAGGAGTGA
- a CDS encoding 50S ribosomal protein L21e — protein sequence MVKKAHSFRRKTRGKLSKKPRRRGLPPLTRFLQEFEAGQRVHIVIEPSYHRGMPDPRFHGRTGTVVGKRGDAYVVQVKDGGKVKTFFIHPVHLRAQKG from the coding sequence ATGGTTAAGAAAGCACACAGCTTCAGAAGGAAGACCCGCGGCAAGCTCAGCAAGAAGCCGAGGAGGAGAGGTCTCCCGCCCCTCACCAGGTTCCTCCAGGAGTTCGAGGCTGGACAGAGGGTTCACATCGTCATAGAGCCGAGCTACCACAGGGGCATGCCGGACCCGAGGTTCCACGGAAGAACCGGAACCGTCGTCGGTAAGCGCGGCGATGCCTACGTCGTCCAGGTTAAGGACGGTGGCAAGGTCAAGACCTTCTTCATCCACCCGGTTCACCTCAGGGCTCAGAAGGGATGA